The following are encoded together in the Babylonia areolata isolate BAREFJ2019XMU chromosome 18, ASM4173473v1, whole genome shotgun sequence genome:
- the LOC143292543 gene encoding glycerol-3-phosphate dehydrogenase, mitochondrial-like isoform X2 — MAFEDQQKRMYNPLPSRQDMHESLKEEEFDILVIGGGATGCGVALDAVTRGLKTGLVEKFDFSSGTSSRSTKLIHGGVRYLQKAIFNLDLEQYNMVKEALTERANLLNIAPHLASPLPIMLPIYKWWQIPYYWAGIKMYDVVSGRQVLKPSYFLSKKKALELFPMLKKDKLTGALVYYDGQQDDARMNVALAITAVRYGASVTNYTEVIEMLKEEDEDGKERVCGVRVRDRITCDEWDIKAKCVVNATGPYTDRIRTMAKEDIQPICQPSSGVHVVLPNYYSPASMGLLDPATRDGRVIFFLPWHDVTVAGTTDSPCAVTDYPQPTEDEIQFILKEIRDYLSPDVEVRRGDVLSAWSGIRPLVSDPNKADTQSIARNHIIEVADNKLITIAGGKWTTYRHMAQETVDRAVSEFGLKQTSGCCTEGLLLDGAHGWSPTLFIRLVQDFGVENQVAQHLASTYGDKAFKVAKMCNLTGKRWPVLGKRLHEEYAYIEGEVKYAMREYACRAIDVLARRTRLAFTNVYAAREALPRIVEIMGQELGWDEEKKKEEMEHADLFLRREMGLDIKRTAEIKLNITKDEINQYVKRFRALDFQSKGFITINDLRGYFKKLGEKVSEDQLHDILNEVDLNRNAQVDLGEFLQLMQALKEGTVSNSRFAMAAELNAEREGVTTQKIPVERSGGGV, encoded by the exons ATGGCCTTTGAGGATCAGCAGAAGCGTATGTACAACCCCTTACCATCACGGCAGGATATGCATGAATCACTCAAGGAGGAGGAGTTTGACATCCTGGTCATTGGTGGTGGTGCGACTGGCTGTGGGGTGGCCTTAGATGCCGTTACCAGGG GGCTGAAGACAGGCCTGGTGGAGAAGTTTGACTTTTCTTCGGGTACCAGCAGTCGCAGCACTAAGCTAATCCATGGCGGCGTGCGATACCTGCAAAAGGCTATCTTCAACCTTGACTTGGAACAG TACAACATGGTGAAGGAAGCCTTGACAGAGAGAGCCAACCTGCTGAACATTGCCCCGCATCTTGCCTCTCCTTTACCCATCATGCTTCCCATCTACAA ATGGTGGCAGATACCATACTACTGGGCTGGAATCAAGATGTATGATGTTGTGTCTGGCCGCCAAGTCCTCAAACCGTCCTACTTTCTGTCCAAGAAGAAAGCCTTAGAACTCTTCCCCATGCTAAAGAAAGACAAACTTACAGGGGCTCTTGTCTACTATGATG GCCAGCAAGATGATGCTCGCATGAACGTGGCTCTGGCAATAACAGCTGTGCGCTATGGTGCATCAGTGACAAACTACAcagaagtgattgaaatgctgaaagaagaggatgaagacggCAAGGAGCGGGTGTGCGGGGTGCGGGTGCGGGACAGGATAACCTGCGATGAGTGGGACATCAAGGCCAAGTGTGTTGTCAATGCAACAGGGCCCTACACTGACCGCATCCGCACCATGGCCAAAGAGGACATCCAGCCCATTTGTCAGCCCAGCTCAGGGGTCCATGTTGTCTTGCCTAACTACTACAG tccAGCGAGTATGGGTTTACTGGATCCTGCCACCAGAGATGGTCGTGTCATATTTTTCTTGCCTTGGCATGATGTGACTGTGGCAG GCACAACAGACAGCCCTTGTGCAGTGACAGACTACCCCCAGCCAACTGAAGATGAGATTCAGTTCATTCTGAAGGAGATCAGAGACTACCTTAGTCCGGATGTGGAAG TTCGGCGTGGAGATGTTCTGTCTGCATGGAGTGGAATCCGTCCATTGGTCTCAGACCCaaacaaagcagacacacagTCCATTGCCAGAAACCATATCATTGAGGTCGCTGACAACAAGCTCATCACTATTGCAG GAGGCAAGTGGACCACGTATCGTCACATGGCACAGGAAACAGTGGACAGGGCCGTCAGTGAGTTTGGTTTGAAACAAACCTCAGGGTGTTGCACCGAGGGCTTGCTGCTGGATGGTGCCCATGGCTGGTCCCCTACTCTCTTCATCCGCCTGGTGCAGGACTTTGGGGTTGAGAACCAG GTGGCACAGCATCTTGCCAGCACGTATGGAGACAAGGCTTTCAAGGTGGCCAAAATGTGCAACTTGACAGGTAAACGCTGGCCAGTCTTGGGCAAGAGATTGCATGAGGAATACGCCTACATCGAAGGGGAG GTCAAGTATGCCATGCGGGAGTACGCTTGTCGAGCCATTGACGTGTTAGCTCGTCGTACACGGTTAGCTTTCACCAATGTGTATGCAGCACGAGAGGCTCTGCCACGCATTGTGGAGATCATGGGACAAGAACTGGGATGggatgaagagaaaaagaag GAAGAAATGGAGCACGCAGACCTCTTTCTGAGGCGGGAGATGGGTCTGGATATCAAGAGGACAGCAGAAATCAAACTCAACATCACCAAAGATGAGATTAACCAGTATGTCAAGCGCTTCAGGGCTCTGGACTTTCAGAGCAAAGGCTTCATCACCATCAATGATCTCAGAGGTTATTTCAAG aaaCTTGGAGAGAAGGTGTCTGAAGACCAGCTGCATGACATTTTGAATGAAGTGGATCTCAACCGTAATGCTCAGGTGGACCTTGGAGAGTTTCTGCAG